The genomic region TTATTCGCATAGTGTTGACACAAGTTGAATGTGTgtacatatacagtatatatgtgtgtgtgtgtgtaccacaTCAGTGTAAGGCTCCCCAGCAGGTTTCCACTCTCCACCGGGGAAACGTGTTTCGTTTTGAAAAACCTCGTCGGTGAACTCTGTGTGGCCCGCGTCGGCTTCTGTCAACAGGCTGTAAAAAGCGGCAGAGGCACACATGTTGAAGGGAGGCTTTGTGACTCAGACGGTGTGCCATGATAAACTCTTTACATTGCTGGaagcttgactttttttttttcatttcctgtcATTGTGTTAGCCGTTGGTTACGGTGGCTGGAACGTGTGGTGAATTATGATCTATGATAATTAACAGAGGAAAGGGTTGAAAGGCGCTCATATCAACAGAATCTGGGTGGGCCGAGTGGTTTGGTATGTGGCCTAAGACCTGCAGGGTAAATGGTTCAATTGGgaccaaaataaaaagcatgtaTTTAAATGTGTTGCTGCTCTGCGTGTTTTGAAATTGTTGTTTGAAagtttataattaatataacaCTAATGCTAACGTCTGTTAGCTCATCTATGGTGTTTGGCATTATATGTTAGAATTACGCTAGGTGTTTAATTCAAAATTAATTTAAGTGACAAATAGAACTGAAGCATTATTTGGTGGcagtttaaaaaacaataacCATATAATAGGGAGCAGTATAGTACAATGActtcttaaaaaagaaattaagaCTTACCCGCGCTCAGGATCAACGAACCAGTCATCATCCCACTCCCATCCACGCGGTGGCAGGAAGCGCTCCTTTTTCAGTTTCACTTTTCCAGTCACGTCTGAGGACTTGTGGCGACCCACCAGACCGTTGGTTCCCCATTTCCCAAACAACTGGGCCTGGTTTTCATACTATGGAGAAGGAATATGGATAAAGCAGCAAGTCTAGGATAGGGTATCAATGCCAAACAGAAGCCGTAACTACCATTTCTGCATATACACTGAAGTTTCCCTCAGAGAAGCTGTTGAACTTCTTCTCCAACGCGGAGAGACCGAGCCACATGTTGACCCGCAGCTGAACGGGAATTTTGACGCCTTTGTTTTTATCCATCGGGTACTAAAACGCATCcaaaaggggagaaaatgaAGCTATGGAACACACCGCAGCGCAACGGTGACTTGGCACCTGCATGAAGATGGTCTGCATACGTCCGCAGTGTTTGCCACAAGCTTGTTCGCTGAAGTTGGAGTAGAGAATGCGGTGAGCTGGAACACGGGCAAAAGCGACGCGCTTCTCTCCTCTCAACATCCAGATGATCACGTCGGGCATGCTATTCTGAGGCTGGTGTGAGATgatcagaaacattttaaacaatgacaaaatggccacctcctGACATGGATAGAAATTTGACCCCCCTCTCCTAAAACTTGTAAAAAGTGTATTTCAAAATCTTTAAATGTGTTTAAAGTGGTAAAAACTATATGTAATAGCTTTTTTAATATGTTCTGTCCACATTGCTGACCTCTCCTGCCAGCTGTTTGATTCTGTCCAGCCAGTCCTCGATGTCACTGACAGTTGCCTTGACATCCGTGGCCTCCTCTCTCATGCAATTAGCCGCCTGTTGGAGGCTCTCCAGCGCCGCGTCAcgcatattttttatttggagATCCAGCGTGGTCACATGGGGCTGGCTTTCCACCTCTGGAAGCTGGAAACTGCACACAACATTTTTAAGGCCTTCAAAAACTGCGGACTCGATACTCCTAAAACAAACCTGTTCAAGTCGTCAAGCAAATGACTGATGAGTTTTAGCCAAATTTCAACCAGTTGgtcctcagccaccttggactgGATGGCTCTTTTCAAAGAAGACAGGTTGTGCTCCTACGTCGAAATGACAAAAGGAGCGATGATGAGCGAGCGACGTTTGCCTTGACGTGTTGTTCCAAGGCGCTATTTAGCCTTAATCTTACGAGTCTTTCCGCAACAGAGAGAAGAATGTTGACGGCGTCCAAACGGTGGCTGATATCTTCCCAGGAGGGAGTCAGCGTTACCACGGGTTTTGTGTCCGCCCAGGGCAAGTAGTAATAGTGGTTACCTGAGGGCAGACAAAATTATTTtgggttaatcagaggcacttaAAACCGGTGACTGCTGACTCTTTGTAGCACTGAGACTGAATGTGATTAGTTGATTTTAAACATTGCTGCATCCCCAGttgtaagagggtgtgcacacttgtgcaaccacatgatCTCACGTGTTTATTGCTATTTTTGACATAACTCTGACGTTCGTACCGTCAAACACAGCAAAGCCGTACTGGGTGGTGGATGCCAGAGGCTTGCAGGTGGAGTCCAGCTTGTTGCCGTAGTTTCCCATGCTGACCTCGAACTGGATGGGCTCGCCCGGCTCTTGAAGCATGCAGGCACTGTGGAACACGGCGCAGAGGGAGAACTTCCTCCTACGCTGGTATTTCTGCACAAGATAGCGACGCAGAAAATCCAAAGATCTCAAGGCGTACACGAAATTAAATTCCGCGTACGTTATCTGATTAAAATAATCAAACCTGTGCCACCAGGACGTCATCACTGGAAATATTGTCTATGTTCTTATCCACCTTTCCGTCCAGCAGAGTGGACAGCTCGACAAGGAGCCTACCCCTGTAGGCGACGCCTTCGCCCTGCGAGTGCAATCAAATTCCATGCAGACTTTCAAATGAAAGGTCATCAAAACATCCCACGCAGAGAGATTGCTATGTTGTATTACCTTGCCAAGGTTAAGTTCCTCGTACGGGTCAGGGAGACCCGTAAACTCCCTTGGGCTGCCATACAAGTTGACATAACAAGGTCCAAATGTTGGCAGGAAACCAGACTCGCTTCTTGCAGTGATTGCTGCAatgagcacgcacgcacaaaaaacaaatacgtACACACGAAGAAACATTGAAAAGCCGAGGTCTTAAAATTGCTCCTTTCTTACGTACATTCAGACGGGCTGTTGCAACGTTCACCTTGCGTGTctgtttgaaaatgaaacaaGACATTTAACAACTCTAATAaattttgaattgttttctttcttttttttttttactgttatgTCTGTTTCACAATATGTTATTACCACCACCAAGTTAGCCACGTCTTCAGGCGGGTGTGTTTGAACAAGATGAAACCAAAAGTAATAGACCGATTTCCATGGAGAAGTCAGACAGGGAAGATGGGGATGAAGATAAACATCTAATTCTAACACACAGCCTTTTGGGTAATTCGGCAACACAGGCATACACAGGCACACACGAAGAGGTTTTTGAGATGAAGAGTCAAAATCTTTTTGAACCGCTCCCACAATTTTTTACGTACATTCAGACATGCTGTTGCAAAGGTCACCTTCTGTGTCTGTTTGGGAATGAAACAAGGCATTAAATAACtctaataaaatttaaatacAATTATGATTAGTTGGCGTAGTAATAGATTGAATTTTCTAGCATTTTCTTCTGTAaatgaagttaaaataaattaaacttccatattttatttttgtattcataATTTTTATCATAATGTATAGTGTTTTGTTAATTTCCTATATAATATTTACATTGacctataaatatataatatgtattaaaatattattattattaaatgcatAATTTAAAACTAAAATGCAGTTAATAATGTATTGTAGTCCACATTATAATTTGATATTATTTGATGATTGTGcttttttcctattttttatgttgtactattttttatcttttaatgtatttggggtttttttttataggaaaAGAACAATCTTACCTTCAAGCTCTCTACCAGCGGAGGAGATCTTGCTGAGGTTCAAGTACGTTGTTCCGATGGCGTCGTCCTTGCTGACTCGATCCCTGCGGAGAGCGCGTTGGCACGTCAAGCAACAGCTGCCGTGTTACAGCGTGGGAAATGTTCTCACTTCTTACCAGTCAAACATGGTCAACTTGATGCGTTCACACATGGACGGGAACTACGGAGGACAATGGAGGTGATTAAAGATGGTCCACGACCTGACGCTACATTCCGTACCTTGACTTGGAGGTGGATGACTTGATTCCATTCAGGATTTGCATTTTTCTCCATGATTCTGGTGCACAGCTATAATGAccaaaatccaaattatttttttgccaaAGCGAGGGGAAACAAAACTTTTGTCTTACCTTTTTTCCAGCAAAGCTGACCTCCAAATACGGATCCACCAAGTTCTTCCTGTCTCCATCCCCGCCAAAGACTTGCTTTACCGTCTGAACAAATGCATCATCCACTAAGGGGAAAAAAGTACAGTTAGGAAACAGATTGAATTCAAGACACTGCAAAGTACGTACTTGGCAGTTTACATACTTTGCGGCATGTCCTCTGCACGGAACACTTTGAGGCTAAGCGTGGCCCATCGCATCGTGACGCCTGCCGGCACCAGAAGATTACTTTCGACGTCATCCTGATCCTCGCTCAGCTCTCTTTTCTCAGTCTGCATGGCAGGAATAATTTCAGTGCAGTCATTTAGAATGCTAAAGTTGACAACCTCTAATGACACAAAATAATGAATTGACATAAATTATACTTCAGCAATCCAAATTTATTTCATTTGGGTGATATACACGCACCGGCGGCTCTTCCCCAGTCACCACCACGATAATGCTGACTTTCACGTAACCTTTGGCGCCTGAGCTGGAATCATCGGGGTCACTCAGCAGCAACCATTTCCTCAGAATGGCATGACCTGAACATAGTGTTCTATTTACACATTGTATACACAGgaagacaaaaaataataattttagggGCGGGGACTCACCTGGTTCATCGTAGATGAAGCCAACGTCCAGCTGAGGAAGAAAGAGATTTAATGccacttttaataaaaataattttgaagaCTGCATACATTTAAAAGGTACATTGACTTGTAAAGGTGAAATAAGtttttaacacttttttttagctgtttgttcaaaataaataaatacataaaataaatataaaaagtaaagatataataaataaaaataaacaaataaatacatttaaaagaatATGCAAAGGCCACcaggaaaaaaattcaaattgcaATACCTTAAACTCGCCCATTAGACTGTCAGCTCTAAGGGAGAAGGAATCATAAACCTTTGAAAAAGCAATTTCATTCACGTTAGTCTGTCATTTGTCAAACGTGCTGTAATTGTAATAACAAAAAAGTGCACACCCTTAGACTGATGCTCTCATCCAACAGCTCTGAAGGGAGCATGTTGACATTGTAGAAAAATATCTAAAGGAGAAGCAGAAACAAAAATGGACGATGAATACAGTCAAACAAAGGCTGTCAATAACGTCAATACCTCATCGAAGAAGGGGTTATTGCCACTTCTTATTCGTGTCCGATGCGTCTGACCGCATACGTTCACCTTCACCACCGGCTTGACATTGTTGCCGGGCAGCTGTCGGCCCTCGATGACCCGAATACGAATCTGGACAAAGAATCAttgaaacagatttttttttctttaagttaCAATGAGTTGGAGTTccgaaaaaatgttttaatttacaCTCCAAGACAATACCTGGAAATCCTGGGGCTTATTAGCCAGGGCTCTGTGCTTTTTGCGACCAATGCGGAGCGGCTTGTGGCTCGCTTTCACGGGTTGGACAGGTGTACCCGGACCCGCCGGGCTTCCCGCATGATCTCCTACGTCGACGTCGGCATCGCCCTCGTCAGCCTCCTCGTAGGCCGCTGAGGTCCACAGCGGAATGAATGAGAtccaaaacaatacaaattctGCTATTGCAAATATTTCACTGCCTAGTTTTAaatgaaacatttaaaaatTGTATTAATGCAGTTGAAATCAAAAGTGACATCTTTGTAAAAGCGGAAATGTTGATGCAGttcttgtattggatctcattagacTGAAGGGAAGCTAACTTTTCTTCCTACCGTTGTCCACGTGAGTTGTGTCGCCATCAACCGCTTCCCCGGGTGGTTCATAGCCAATGAGCAAATTAATAGTTGCCTGAAAATTAGAGACAAAATTATTATATTTCCCATAATATGCAGAAAGGTTGATGTCACTATAAAGAGCCTTTGGTGTCCACGCTGTCGTGATGGGGTAACTGCAccccttttgtttttcttcacaagAGGTTGAAAGAGTGCAGAATATTTAAACTTGTGTTTTGGAATGTTCATAAAATCTTGTGTGTCGTTAAAGGGCGGGGCCGTGTGACATCGGCGTGTGAGCGTCTGGGCGTGAGCTGTGACTGACAGCAGCTTAAGTGTGTTTGGTTTATCTATTTGCGGTTAAGCATTCTCGAATTCACTTTTTTGTGGATTTTCTTCTTCATGGAAAAATGGacacgtttgtttttgttggttttaaAAACATTATTTACCCCAATTGGCTGCTGCTTCTCATTGCTCAAGGGCACATTTTTGGACGGGAGTGATCTCGCGTGGCCACCGGCCAAGTCCCTCAGTGAGATTTTCGCAGAGCCTATGAACCTGAAATGCAAGTGAAAAATTCAACATGAATCTTTACAgttaatcatttgtttttgtgcaaAAAGTGTGCTGGCAAAAGTCAAGCATTGGAGGAACTGTGTGACTAATTGTTCGAAACCATGCGGGGAGGGGGGTGTACTGCTTCCACTTCCCCATTCCACTTCTTCACCTTTGTGTGTGGAAATTTAACCACAATGGATTgcaaaatgggattttttttattttgcgaaAAGTTCCAATTTTGCGGAGCTCGGGAGAAATTGCCCGAGCAACAAAaccgtttttttaattttaggatgagctttttgttaaatttgttctATTTTATTAAttgtttatgaatgaaataaatcaacaatgacaaaaaaaacaatggataTTTTCACTATAATTCTAGATTGTTTTTAGTTTTATGAACCGATCACCCGATTTCAATTGTCAATTTCAATTActgtttgtttcatttcatgaaATGATTTTGTGTATAATATGTAATAAGTAACCATTCTTGGACTGATGGAAATTGGCTTGAGAACGGACAAAAGATGGAAATAATTAGAACGCATCACAGGCACGTCATTTTCCATGCCCGtgtgttttttctctctctctctcaacaaCTTCAACACATCACACGGGTTATAAAGTTAGTTTCTCTTTGAAAGCAGATGTGAGAACAAATGTGATGTTTTGCATATGAGATGAATGTGCGGAACCCACAAAAGTTTCCACCATCAACATCTACCAACAGCTCAGCATTCAGAAAATCACAACTGTGCCAATACGACAAGTCAAGGCAGGCATTCCTTTTGCTCAACCCACCGTCATGCATCCAGAGCGTGTGGTCACGGAAAAAATATCCAAGCGCATGGCTGTCACAGACAGACAAAAATTCTTGAATTTTTTACGATGCCTCACTGGATTGttttataccccccccccctatctgCACTGCACAAACCACGAAATTAGAGTTTTCTGAAGTAAATAGTGCACGTTTTAAACCGATTGTGACGATGGTGTGGCTTCCTGTGAGTGAGAGGATGTTTATAAAGAGCAGTGAAGTGGCCTTTTAAGGCAACATTCCTTAGCAGCAAAGTGATGAGGGccacaatgcttttttttttttactcgacaAGCCTGAACTTAACACTGATGTTGTAActcattaggaaaaaaaatacagtcgTTCATGATGACAGCGAGCCTACACGGACTATCATACGTTTGTATACTGCAGTTAAAGTGTCTGCTTCCCGTGTCAACactttcattttagtttttataGTGATGGCTAAATGTTTTTGGTCAGTGGGTTGAATTCATTTTTAGAATTGGCATCACTTGAGGGTTACTTATGGTGAATTTAAAAGGACTCAGATGAGCTGTTTCAACTGACTGACAAGTATattgtgttcactcccacaacggcgcaaacggcACAGTGGGCAAGTCAGTGGATTGGATGAAACGGttttaaaaagatgacaaaaaaataaaaatcctgtTTGATggaatgcaatcacaatatctGAAGTGATTACACttgttttaatttgtattttttttgtattaggtCCTACGTCTATAAAGATACGCTGCTAattccatttcattttttaaaatgtttaaaaagtttGATGTAACAACTTAACAATCACGTACTTGTGATGGCCGATAGTTTCATAGTCTTTCACAACCACGTCAATGAATGAAGATGTGTCCAAGGCTAATCCCTTTAAATCAAACTCCAGTCCCTgcaatgagaaaaaaagaaaaggtataATATGGTGGTGTCCTACATGACAAGTCGAGTTCTTTCACTATGAGTGTCGCACAGCTGGCATGAACTGCACTCACCTCATTCCACACAGGATTTAGCTCACTGTCAACAGCTttggttttcttcttttcaCCTGAAATCACAAAAGTAACCTTCTTGTATAAACAACAGTGACATTGCAGCAATATGTAACTGTAAAAATAACAATCAAAAAAGTATTAAAGATTAAAAGCAAGGATATGGAACTTTTACGTTAAATACAATTGAATTGTACTTGGGAAACTATTCGTTtgtgtaccactagagggagcccatgTGCAAATATAGATACGCATTCTATAGTTCTCAAATCACTCATCGAATTACCAAATAGGATTTAATAAATTACCTAATCATGGTCTCAATGTTTGCTCTGAACTCAAATGCATAAACaccattaatttccaataatGGTAACTAAAGGCTGATTTTGCAATATCATTACACAATCCTACATAAACGTCATAAATGCATACAATAAAGGTGTCTATAAGGTCtgctgagagagaaaaaaaactttaaaatgtACGATCAAATAATAGGTTGTTGAAATACCACCTTCAACTTTGTAAAGTCGTTCATAGTATCTCACCTCTGAATAGAACAGAAACAATTGGATCAGGGTTGCCCAGTTTCTTTTTGGGGATCCCGCAGGCAGACTCAACAATTACTCGCAACATGTTTGATAGTTAGTCCAAAATGTATTCTCAGAAAAAGATGACCATATTCCTTAGTGTCGAGTCAGGGGAGAACTGAAAAAGTGAGGAGAGACGAGTGGCTAcaggaggagaaaaagaaggAGGGCGACCTCAATTGTGTAACCAATCAAACAATACTTTACTTGAGTATGTATTTTTATTAACTTTTATGACAACTAGGTctgatgtggggaaaaaaatggttgtTGCGCTAGTTACTTAGTTGTTTTTATTAACTTGGGTACATTTCAGTCTGTACCTTTACTTTTACACGAGGAAAATTAGTACAGTACTTTCTAGTTTTGCtggttttatttactttttaacTGAAGTATCTACTTTTACTTACATACAGCATGAGCACTGTCACCTCCTCTTCGATAAAATACTacgaaataataaaaataaacatcaacATACTCCCATTTCCCGtttttaaatacatattttgCTACGCCTTTACAGCAACTCCAGTTCTTTCGCGCCTCCCAGTGGTGAGGAAACAGTGCTGTGTTCCTTTACCAAGGAAATGTGAATACTTCTGATACTTGAAGTGATAAAGTGCACATCAGTCCCCTAATTTCTGTACGATCCACATGTATAAATGATTTTAGTTACAAATATCATTAAATAGTCTATTTTCATATTCGTGAATGAACTTAGTGAATACATAAAGTCTTCAAATTCAAGGATGAAAACGAGACCCCGTATGAAAGTAATATTTCCGATGTTCCCCGAAGGCGTCTTTGTCTTCCAACCCATCCAGCTTTGGGAGCAAACATTACTTTTATTGAAAATTATCTCTCTAAAACAGACCGTAGCACCTCAAAATATTAAATACATCGTATCTTGTAACAGGTAACTTCATTTTTTGTTGCATTACGGGAGCAATACAAGCATATAACCACGTGTGCTTCTTTTGAACGAACACAAGTTTTCGTTTATGCTAACTACGATTGTTTTGCACGCAGCAAAGTTGTGCTAACATTCAATTTTCCGATTTTTCTTCGATgtattcttgtaaattcttcAAAAAGCATTAACTATAGTTGTAACGTCAGTTGTACATTGGAAGTGTGCTAAAATGGTGTGCTTATGCTAATTGTAATTAAAACTACTTTTCATCTTCAATTTCCGCGTATTGATAAAGCTCTAAGGCAAATAACTTTTAAGAAAATCCAAATTCATTTTGCAGGATTCTGGAAGGAATGGACCCCATGTCTTCTGAACAGGTATAGTCAAAAGAAATCAACCTGACAAACTCAATGGGAAAAAATGATTGGCAGAGTTCATCGGTGTGTCAGACATTGTGTTGTCAATTGTCTCAGATAAGCAAAGGCACATGATGTGATCATTGGCCTGTATCGAACAAAACACTCAAGAGGTTCCGTGTATTGATCCATTCTTGCTAATGAATTGATTAACTATCCAGCCAAGTTAACAAACAGCAAATAGCTGTGAGAATGTCCTCCTGTAATGGTGGCCATTGCTTccatattacaaaaaaaaaatccacattaaGGTTAATTAGTTGACAAATCTATATTCCCCGTCGCTGTGAATTTGGATGTTTGATTGTCTGACCGGTTTGACCAAATTGTTTCGAAGTCCGTTCTGCCAGTTtacgccactagatggcagtcgCGATTTTAAACCGTTAGTTTCGCATGAGCCAGCAAAAAGACATTACAGAGGAACATGATTGGGGTAGGAAAACCATTAAGTGCTAAAATGGCCCTCTAACTGTGCGTTTTAATCTTACAaagtatatttaatattttggaAATACACTGTAACTTCATGCACAGTTTGAATATCAATTGTGCTTATGCATAATAAAGATTCATTTAAAATCTATTCAATATGAGTGAAAATGTATGCTGAATGgttcaatcaaaaaaaaaatttcaataaATGTTTCAATTGCTGTTTTAGGACAACGCTTCAAATGAGCAGTTCTCCAGTGATGTTGCAGAGCTCCAAAAGCGTCTCAAAGATGTCGGTAACATTTTGCTCTAAATCAAGTGTAGGAAACGTAATAATGATAAACATTTTGTCATCTTAATATGATTGCCCAAGGTAGCACTGTAGCCAAGTGCACATATGCACACTCGTTGCTGATTCTTTGTTCTTTGGGGGGGGCTTATTATTTCCTCGTCTATTATGTGCTTCTCCAACCAAGGCCTTGGCCGCCAACCAACAGTGGCTGGCTTACAACCAGCAGCGAGAGGCCTACGTGAGGACAGTCTTGGACAGAATGCTATGGCTGGACAGCCAGCTGGACCAGGCCGTCCGGGCCCAGTTCACGCAGCACAATAAGGAGCATTCAGAGGGTAAGACACAAGGCGGCGTGTTACCAAaggcacaacaacaacaacaacgagatTTGTTAAgacgtttgtgtttgtgtctctgCTCCCAGCAGACGAGAGAATAAGCGAGATGAAGCAGCACTTTGAAAGCCTTCTGGCAATTGGTCGAGACAACCTGGCGATACTGAAGCGGCAGCTCGACGTCACCTTCCAAGACCTGGCAGATGCTAAAAATAGGTTCAATTAATTaaactaataaataatttagAATAAAAAGTGGGGTTTTTTTCACATTAGTCAATCACACTGAATCTAATAGATTAAAATCTTATTTTatacctccctttttttttgacTGACATCCTTTCCTCCTCCCTCAGTCCTACTTTTCAAATTAAACGACTGAATTCAGATTCACTGAGATGCGCCTATATGATTGCGCAGGTATAAGAAAAAAGAGCTGGAGGCAAGTGAGCTCAAGCAGCAACTCGAGCGCTCTTCCGAGGAGAAAGAGCTGGTGATGGATGAGGTGAGAGCGCTTCAGTGGAGACTGGATGAGGAGAAGGATCGCACCGCCAAATTGGAAGAGCAGGTACACTGGAACCTCGACCAGAGCTATTTGTGCCCAAGTCACCTAAATTGATTGTTGTCTCAGTCTTCTGTCGTTCGGATGTCCATGGTAAAG from Syngnathus typhle isolate RoL2023-S1 ecotype Sweden linkage group LG8, RoL_Styp_1.0, whole genome shotgun sequence harbors:
- the LOC133158421 gene encoding centrosomal protein of 55 kDa-like — encoded protein: MDPMSSEQDNASNEQFSSDVAELQKRLKDALAANQQWLAYNQQREAYVRTVLDRMLWLDSQLDQAVRAQFTQHNKEHSEDERISEMKQHFESLLAIGRDNLAILKRQLDVTFQDLADAKNRYKKKELEASELKQQLERSSEEKELVMDEVRALQWRLDEEKDRTAKLEEQSSVVRMSMVKCHNASQDKIADLERQVHTSSLDLEDEMENCSYLKTQLIKLLDMLRRRDDQLAHYEKRKQQEEDYKEEDDDPIYEEMRPCGSSSPNDRSSDKSSLECPVCGIQCPVRKYRQMMDHLEVCLN